The following proteins are co-located in the Candidatus Paracaedibacter acanthamoebae genome:
- the acpS gene encoding holo-ACP synthase, with product MIIGIGSDLVDSRRLEGVIQRRGQKFLNRIFTAHEQERANSRAHSLASYAKMFAAKEALIKALGTGLAKGVTWHNIEVRRDPWSPPQVVLSGMALEHFEAYIPAGKVGKIHLSMTDEPPYAQAFVVLSAE from the coding sequence ATGATTATTGGAATTGGCAGTGACTTGGTGGATTCTCGCCGACTAGAGGGCGTCATCCAGCGACGCGGACAAAAATTCCTCAATCGTATCTTCACAGCTCATGAGCAGGAGCGTGCTAACAGCCGAGCACACAGCCTTGCAAGTTATGCAAAAATGTTTGCGGCGAAAGAAGCTTTGATCAAAGCTTTAGGAACAGGTCTTGCTAAAGGTGTCACCTGGCATAATATCGAGGTACGCCGTGACCCCTGGTCGCCACCGCAGGTCGTCTTAAGTGGGATGGCTTTAGAGCATTTTGAGGCATATATTCCTGCAGGGAAAGTTGGTAAGATCCATCTGTCAATGACGGATGAGCCACCCTACGCCCAGGCTTTTGTAGTTTTATCAGCAGAATAG
- a CDS encoding RelA/SpoT family protein — protein MNRQFEELLDRLKLNNLQVEEVKLRHAYEFCMKAHGSQLRASGDPYYTHPLAVAQILADLNLDQSTVITGLLHDTVEDTLATLDDIEEQFGKDIAGLVDGVTKLSQLELQSEHTKQAENLRKLVLAMSTDIRVLLVKLADRLHNMRTLHHVSSVDKRKRVARETIEIYAPLAERMGMQYLKDELEDIAFGVMNPDARESVQSRLSFLYENADYTVEAIIDDIQRVLKAGHLENAEVNGRQKTPYSIWKKMQHKRVAFEQLSDIMAFRIVVGDVGNVYQALGAVHNAYLVLPGRFKDYISTPKPNGYQSLHTGLIGPFNSRIEVQIRTKDMHLIAEYGIASHWEYKQEAAHDGRQYAWLRGLLDILDQASNPEEFLENTKLEMFQDQVFCFTPKGDLIQLPGGATPVDFAYAVHSEVGNHITASKINGRLMPLRTVLNNGDQVEVITSKTQNPSPTWERFVVTGKARSHIRKFIRQQRREQFSELGRSMLHKAFKQAHFDIGEKILRSAVEQLKQGALEELYASVGEGTISVQEVLTIAGPVGKVEPIEPKTKKIKHSATSEGDSVSIQGLIAGMAVRYAGCCHPLPGDRISGIVKTGKGITIHTVDCDVLKAFSDPNRVLDLSWGKTPDENHRFVGRLKATFLNKTGSLSSFSTAISKQGGNIANIKVTNRTPDFWDIMIDVEVRDAEHLNLVIASVRTLSITNSVERL, from the coding sequence ATGAACCGACAATTCGAAGAATTATTAGATCGATTAAAACTTAACAATCTTCAGGTAGAGGAAGTTAAGCTGCGTCATGCTTATGAGTTTTGTATGAAGGCTCATGGGTCGCAGTTGCGGGCGTCGGGTGATCCTTATTATACCCATCCTTTAGCGGTGGCGCAGATACTTGCTGATCTAAATCTTGATCAGTCGACAGTCATCACAGGTTTGCTGCATGATACGGTAGAAGACACCTTAGCCACTCTGGATGATATTGAAGAGCAATTTGGTAAGGATATCGCCGGTCTGGTGGATGGCGTCACCAAACTTTCACAATTAGAACTCCAGTCAGAACACACCAAACAAGCCGAAAACTTGCGCAAACTCGTCTTGGCCATGTCAACGGATATCCGTGTGTTATTGGTGAAGTTAGCGGATCGCTTGCATAATATGCGAACTCTGCATCACGTCAGTTCTGTCGATAAACGCAAACGCGTTGCGCGGGAAACAATTGAAATTTATGCCCCCCTGGCTGAACGTATGGGTATGCAATATCTCAAGGATGAACTAGAGGATATTGCGTTTGGTGTCATGAATCCGGATGCGCGTGAGTCGGTGCAGAGCCGCTTAAGTTTCCTTTATGAGAATGCTGACTATACTGTTGAGGCTATTATTGATGATATTCAACGGGTTTTAAAGGCAGGTCATTTAGAAAATGCTGAGGTTAATGGTCGACAAAAGACGCCTTATTCCATTTGGAAAAAGATGCAACATAAACGGGTTGCCTTTGAACAATTATCGGATATCATGGCTTTCCGTATTGTGGTTGGTGATGTTGGGAATGTCTACCAAGCTTTAGGAGCTGTTCACAATGCCTATCTGGTGTTACCTGGACGGTTTAAAGATTATATTTCAACTCCTAAACCCAACGGTTATCAATCGTTGCATACAGGGTTGATCGGACCTTTTAACAGCCGGATTGAAGTGCAAATTCGTACAAAAGATATGCATCTTATCGCCGAGTATGGTATTGCATCTCACTGGGAATATAAGCAAGAGGCCGCCCATGATGGGCGTCAATATGCTTGGTTACGCGGCCTATTGGATATTCTCGACCAAGCATCAAATCCTGAAGAGTTTTTAGAAAATACCAAACTCGAAATGTTCCAGGATCAAGTGTTCTGTTTTACGCCAAAGGGGGATTTGATTCAATTGCCGGGGGGGGCAACACCCGTTGATTTTGCCTATGCGGTTCACTCTGAAGTAGGTAATCATATTACGGCTAGCAAAATTAATGGTCGTTTGATGCCGCTTCGCACTGTGCTTAACAATGGAGACCAAGTTGAAGTTATCACCTCTAAAACCCAAAATCCGTCGCCCACTTGGGAACGGTTTGTGGTTACTGGTAAAGCGCGTTCTCACATCCGCAAATTTATTCGCCAACAAAGACGAGAGCAGTTTAGTGAGTTGGGCCGGTCTATGTTGCATAAGGCCTTTAAGCAAGCACATTTTGATATTGGTGAAAAAATTTTACGCTCAGCGGTTGAGCAACTAAAACAGGGGGCTTTGGAAGAACTTTATGCCAGCGTCGGTGAGGGGACAATTTCTGTCCAGGAGGTGCTGACGATAGCTGGACCTGTTGGTAAAGTTGAACCGATTGAACCAAAGACAAAGAAAATAAAACACTCTGCAACATCCGAGGGAGATAGTGTTTCTATTCAAGGATTAATTGCAGGGATGGCTGTTCGATATGCGGGATGTTGTCACCCCTTGCCCGGTGACCGGATTTCCGGGATTGTTAAAACCGGTAAAGGGATCACAATCCATACCGTCGATTGTGATGTCTTAAAGGCCTTTTCTGACCCTAACCGTGTTTTAGATTTAAGTTGGGGTAAGACACCCGATGAAAATCATCGATTTGTGGGACGGCTTAAAGCGACTTTTCTCAATAAAACAGGTAGCTTATCTTCTTTTTCAACGGCAATTTCTAAGCAGGGCGGTAATATTGCTAACATCAAGGTAACCAATCGTACCCCTGATTTTTGGGATATTATGATTGATGTGGAAGTTCGAGATGCTGAGCATTTAAATCTTGTGATTGCAAGTGTGCGCACCTTGTCCATTACGAATAGCGTGGAGCGGCTATGA
- a CDS encoding acyl-CoA thioesterase: MADVFLPQNQHLAIRTIAMPRDTNPGGDIFGGWLVSQMDLAAGTVASIKAEGRVVTVAIDGLTFHKPVFVGDEVSCYAEIIKIGRTSTTIKVEAWVRRKLTTTTMKVTEGIFTFVAIDGDHTPRAIQKN, translated from the coding sequence ATGGCAGATGTTTTCTTACCTCAGAATCAACACCTTGCTATTCGCACCATTGCGATGCCGCGCGACACCAACCCTGGCGGTGATATATTTGGCGGATGGTTGGTCTCGCAAATGGATCTGGCAGCAGGCACGGTGGCTAGCATTAAGGCAGAAGGGCGCGTTGTTACAGTTGCGATTGACGGTCTAACCTTTCACAAACCCGTTTTCGTTGGCGATGAGGTTTCTTGTTATGCCGAAATTATAAAAATTGGCCGCACATCAACCACCATTAAGGTGGAAGCATGGGTACGACGAAAATTAACCACCACTACGATGAAAGTTACCGAAGGAATATTTACATTCGTAGCCATTGATGGAGACCATACGCCCAGAGCGATTCAAAAAAATTAG
- a CDS encoding diguanylate cyclase translates to MRKALNKIAIKNAGHVLKPITVSIGIATYPDHASTVKALSESADIALYQAKHQGRNRTIISADR, encoded by the coding sequence TTGCGCAAGGCTCTCAACAAGATTGCCATCAAAAATGCAGGGCATGTTCTGAAGCCCATTACTGTGTCGATTGGTATTGCCACCTATCCGGACCATGCCTCAACAGTAAAGGCCCTGAGTGAATCAGCCGATATAGCCCTTTATCAAGCAAAACACCAGGGTCGAAATCGCACTATTATTTCTGCGGATCGATAG
- a CDS encoding TerC family protein: protein MELLSFIWMGKPLWIWAVFIILILGLMVFDLGILHRKQKEIKISESLWLSLFYITMGLTYGAWIWFYMGEISASEYLTGYLVEKTLSLDNIFVMSLIFNYFGVAQKYQYRVLFWGILGVVLLRGLMIALGATLIERFEWITFIFAGFLIITGTKMLIAQDSEPDLESNPILRWMRQHLRITPKLHGEKFFVRLEVPSTSKRQVWVTPLLLALILIELADIVFAVDSIPAIFTITHDPYIVYTSNIFAVLGLRALYFALAAIIHRFHYLKYSLAIVLIFIGSKPFLTWWLEAEKFPAGISLIITVSLILSGIFVSLLKTRSSIDPQK from the coding sequence ATGGAACTATTATCATTTATTTGGATGGGTAAACCCCTATGGATTTGGGCAGTTTTTATCATTTTAATTTTAGGATTAATGGTTTTTGATTTAGGAATCTTGCATCGCAAACAAAAAGAAATAAAAATATCAGAAAGCCTTTGGCTCAGTTTGTTTTATATCACAATGGGCCTGACCTATGGGGCGTGGATTTGGTTTTATATGGGGGAAATTAGTGCCAGCGAATATTTAACCGGATATTTGGTTGAGAAAACCCTGTCTCTTGATAATATTTTTGTCATGTCCTTAATTTTTAACTACTTTGGTGTGGCCCAAAAATATCAATATCGTGTTTTGTTTTGGGGAATACTGGGGGTCGTTTTACTGCGCGGCCTTATGATCGCCCTCGGGGCAACTCTGATTGAACGATTTGAATGGATTACCTTTATCTTTGCAGGCTTTTTAATTATTACTGGGACAAAAATGTTGATCGCCCAAGATAGCGAACCCGACTTGGAATCCAATCCAATTTTACGGTGGATGCGCCAACACTTAAGGATTACCCCTAAACTGCACGGTGAAAAATTTTTTGTGCGGCTTGAAGTTCCTTCAACGTCTAAAAGGCAGGTGTGGGTCACGCCATTACTGTTAGCACTCATTCTGATCGAGTTGGCTGATATTGTTTTTGCTGTGGACAGTATTCCGGCGATCTTTACGATTACTCACGACCCCTATATCGTTTATACCAGCAATATCTTTGCTGTCTTAGGACTAAGGGCTTTATACTTTGCTTTGGCCGCCATTATTCACCGGTTCCACTATTTAAAATATTCTCTGGCGATTGTTTTAATCTTTATTGGGTCTAAACCATTTCTTACCTGGTGGTTAGAGGCGGAAAAATTTCCTGCCGGGATCTCGCTTATTATAACGGTTTCTTTAATTCTGTCGGGAATTTTCGTGTCTTTATTAAAAACTCGCTCGTCTATCGATCCGCAGAAATAA
- a CDS encoding alkene reductase, with the protein MKLMQPITIGELNLPNRVIMAPLTRCRASGVERIPNQLMADYYAQRSSAGLIISEATSVMPMGVGYPDTPGIWSEDQVEGWKLITKAVHRQGGRIFLQLWHVGRISHPLYLNNELPVAPSAIAPQGYVSLVRPKTPYVVPRPLRLDEIAGIIEAFRQGAVSAQKAGFDGVEIHGANGYLLDQFLQDSANHRQDDYGGSIENRARLMLEVADAVISVWGAGRVGMHLAPRGDSHSMGDSNKLATFTYVAEQLSQRQLAFICVREHLGDDRIGGNLRAAFKGAYILNEGIASDKGEKILENGEADAIAFGRSFIANPDLPKRIRLNASLNEPNPTTFYASGAEGYTDYPFLACC; encoded by the coding sequence ATGAAACTCATGCAACCTATTACAATTGGCGAGCTTAATCTTCCTAACCGGGTTATTATGGCGCCTTTAACTCGATGCCGAGCCAGTGGAGTAGAGCGGATACCCAACCAATTGATGGCAGATTATTATGCTCAACGGTCATCAGCCGGTCTCATCATTTCTGAGGCAACATCTGTTATGCCTATGGGGGTGGGATATCCGGATACCCCTGGTATTTGGTCAGAAGATCAAGTTGAAGGGTGGAAATTAATCACGAAGGCTGTTCATCGTCAAGGCGGACGTATTTTCTTGCAACTTTGGCATGTAGGCCGTATTTCTCATCCACTTTATTTGAATAATGAACTGCCGGTAGCTCCCAGCGCCATTGCACCACAAGGATATGTAAGTCTCGTGCGTCCAAAAACTCCTTACGTGGTTCCACGGCCGCTGAGGTTAGATGAAATAGCCGGAATTATTGAGGCTTTCCGACAAGGTGCTGTTAGTGCTCAAAAGGCTGGCTTTGATGGGGTTGAAATTCATGGCGCCAACGGTTATCTCTTAGATCAATTCTTGCAAGATAGTGCAAATCATCGACAGGACGATTATGGTGGTAGTATAGAAAATCGTGCTCGGTTGATGCTGGAGGTTGCAGATGCTGTCATATCTGTATGGGGAGCAGGGCGTGTTGGTATGCATTTGGCGCCACGAGGAGACTCCCATAGTATGGGGGATTCTAATAAGCTTGCAACCTTTACCTATGTGGCGGAGCAGTTATCCCAACGCCAGCTTGCTTTTATATGCGTGCGCGAGCATTTAGGGGATGACCGTATAGGGGGGAACCTTAGAGCTGCCTTTAAAGGGGCTTATATACTTAATGAAGGAATAGCCTCTGACAAGGGTGAGAAAATCCTTGAAAATGGAGAGGCTGATGCCATAGCATTTGGTCGATCATTCATTGCAAATCCAGATTTGCCAAAGCGTATAAGGTTGAATGCATCTTTAAATGAACCAAACCCCACAACATTTTATGCGTCAGGAGCCGAAGGCTATACGGATTATCCTTTTTTAGCTTGCTGCTAG
- a CDS encoding TIGR02300 family protein, giving the protein MVKLEWGTKRTCQSCSSRFYDLQKSPIVCPKCGSTYEILTTSRRGRKSAAKAVIEEEVLDQDVELDDSDDTLLDDEDDLDADLDDVDVAGEDEDR; this is encoded by the coding sequence GTGGTAAAATTAGAATGGGGAACCAAGCGTACATGTCAAAGCTGTAGCTCTCGTTTCTATGACTTACAAAAGTCTCCGATTGTTTGTCCAAAATGTGGATCAACTTATGAGATTTTAACCACCTCTCGTCGGGGTCGTAAATCAGCTGCTAAGGCGGTTATTGAAGAAGAAGTTCTGGATCAAGATGTTGAATTAGATGATTCAGACGATACCTTATTGGATGACGAAGATGATCTAGACGCCGATCTCGACGACGTTGATGTCGCCGGTGAAGACGAAGATAGATAA
- the aroA gene encoding 3-phosphoshikimate 1-carboxyvinyltransferase, with protein MAIKNTLISYRQSHLRGKLIAHHDIPGDKSISHRALYLSAFADGITQIEGLNTGEDVEHTQLALESFGVKIENHGEGKKLVHGLAGKALMQPKNPLYLGNSGTTARLLGGVITPFPISVTLYGDASLSQRPMRRMILPLKEIGAKFEANLNETLPLTIHGTKSPVGTHYIMPIPSAQIKSSLLLAGLNIQGMTSIHEPVKTRDHTERMMEYLGIPLRITDHEGGGKILSLTGKCRFEAKRISVPADPSSAAFFAVAAAITPQSDITIEGVNWNPYRRRVFEILEMMGAKLTVLKHAHLCGEEIADIQIESNTLNSITLEAHEAPALIDEYPALAVAAAAARGTSVFRGLRELRYKESNRLEGIFHNLTTCGIEVRTDDDTLIIKGTSGLPIFGGVTINVFKDHRIAMALYILGMIARNPIIIQGADCISSSFPNFSSVFENLSFMRAA; from the coding sequence ATGGCTATCAAGAACACCCTGATTTCCTATCGCCAAAGCCATCTACGGGGTAAGCTTATTGCCCACCACGATATTCCTGGTGACAAATCAATTTCCCATCGTGCTCTTTATCTATCCGCTTTTGCTGATGGCATCACACAGATCGAAGGCCTAAACACAGGGGAAGATGTAGAACACACCCAACTGGCGCTCGAATCCTTTGGGGTCAAGATTGAAAATCACGGTGAGGGAAAAAAGTTAGTCCATGGACTGGCGGGTAAGGCCTTGATGCAGCCAAAAAACCCTTTGTACCTTGGCAATTCTGGAACAACAGCACGTCTGCTGGGTGGCGTCATTACACCCTTTCCAATTTCTGTGACTTTATATGGTGACGCCTCTCTCTCCCAACGCCCCATGCGTCGGATGATACTTCCTCTCAAAGAAATTGGGGCAAAATTTGAGGCCAACCTCAATGAGACATTACCCTTAACCATCCATGGGACAAAATCGCCTGTGGGAACCCACTATATTATGCCAATACCATCAGCGCAGATTAAGTCATCCCTTCTTTTGGCTGGCCTTAATATTCAAGGTATGACTTCCATCCATGAACCTGTTAAAACCCGCGACCACACGGAACGCATGATGGAATATCTAGGAATTCCTTTACGGATAACAGATCATGAAGGGGGCGGAAAAATTCTATCTCTCACAGGTAAATGCCGTTTTGAGGCAAAACGTATCTCGGTGCCCGCTGATCCTTCTTCTGCTGCTTTCTTTGCCGTGGCGGCTGCGATCACACCTCAATCTGACATTACAATCGAAGGGGTGAATTGGAACCCCTATCGCCGTCGAGTTTTTGAAATTCTGGAAATGATGGGCGCCAAACTTACCGTGCTAAAGCACGCCCACCTTTGTGGGGAAGAAATTGCTGATATTCAGATTGAATCCAACACCTTAAATTCGATCACGCTGGAGGCTCATGAAGCCCCTGCCTTAATAGATGAGTATCCTGCCCTTGCCGTGGCGGCAGCCGCAGCCCGTGGCACATCCGTCTTTCGGGGATTAAGAGAACTTCGGTATAAGGAAAGTAATCGCTTAGAAGGAATTTTCCATAATTTAACCACCTGCGGGATCGAAGTTCGAACTGATGATGATACGTTAATCATTAAAGGAACATCGGGCTTACCCATTTTTGGTGGCGTGACGATCAATGTCTTTAAGGATCATCGAATTGCCATGGCTTTATATATTCTAGGGATGATTGCGCGCAATCCTATTATTATTCAGGGTGCCGATTGTATTTCTTCTAGCTTCCCTAACTTCAGCTCAGTCTTTGAGAATTTGTCTTTCATGCGTGCTGCATAA
- the ruvX gene encoding Holliday junction resolvase RuvX: protein MPLISKEEFFALKLKRKRVLGLDVGNKTVGIAVSDASWLIASPLKLLKRANLTADIKALLSVYKDYNACCCVVGLPMNMNGTEGPQAGVVRSFIGFLLKQEDVPVFLWDERLSTVAVTRTLLEADLSRKRRAEVVDKMAATYILQGSLDLCSTHERQILKD from the coding sequence ATGCCCCTCATTTCCAAAGAAGAATTCTTTGCCCTTAAACTTAAACGTAAGCGCGTCCTTGGGCTGGATGTTGGTAATAAAACTGTGGGAATTGCTGTTAGTGATGCTAGCTGGTTAATTGCGTCTCCTCTTAAGCTTTTAAAGCGGGCGAATCTAACAGCAGATATTAAAGCTCTTTTAAGTGTTTATAAAGATTACAACGCATGTTGCTGTGTTGTAGGATTGCCCATGAATATGAATGGTACAGAGGGCCCACAAGCAGGGGTGGTGCGGTCTTTTATTGGCTTCCTATTGAAACAAGAGGATGTACCAGTATTTTTATGGGATGAAAGGTTATCAACGGTGGCCGTAACCCGAACCTTACTTGAGGCTGATTTATCAAGAAAACGCCGGGCTGAAGTTGTTGATAAAATGGCGGCCACCTATATTCTGCAGGGTAGCCTGGATTTATGCAGCACGCATGAAAGACAAATTCTCAAAGACTGA
- a CDS encoding NADP-dependent isocitrate dehydrogenase: MSKSHTISLIQGDGIGPEVTNATRQIIEATGVKINWEICEAGAQVFKKGLATGVPKETIDSITRNKIALKGPLETPVGHGEKSANVTLRKMFETYGNIRPIREFPGVATPFSGRNVDFVIVRENVEDLYAGIEHMQTPSVAQCLKLISRPGCEKIIRLAFEFAHSEGRKLVHCATKANIMKATEGMMKRTFEEIAKEYPEIEAQHIIVDNCAHQLVKMPEIFDVIVTTNMNGDILSDLGSALIGGLGFAPGANIGDNFAIFEAVHGSAPKYAGQNKINPTAVLLSGVMMLRHIGEFEAADLIEQALVVTLGIDKTYTRDVIGDAGSVSTTTFTKAIIDNFGRTHPEWKHREYKPIDMPKIKDNQKAIEIKSRSVGGIDLFIETHNDLEEMGKRLTDLASATNMKLKLISNRGVKVYPNDHGTKPDLTDCFRCRFIATDSNREVTDDDIMQLVSLVKKDYRWMHIEKLNIFDGVAAYSKAHGED; this comes from the coding sequence ATGTCAAAATCGCATACAATTTCCTTGATCCAAGGCGATGGCATTGGCCCCGAAGTTACAAATGCAACGCGTCAGATTATTGAGGCGACGGGCGTGAAAATTAACTGGGAGATTTGTGAGGCCGGGGCCCAAGTCTTTAAAAAAGGACTGGCAACAGGTGTTCCTAAAGAAACCATTGATTCTATTACCCGCAATAAAATTGCACTCAAAGGCCCTCTTGAAACACCAGTGGGGCATGGTGAAAAGTCAGCGAATGTTACACTGCGCAAAATGTTTGAAACCTATGGAAATATTCGCCCCATCCGCGAATTTCCTGGCGTTGCAACACCATTTTCTGGCCGCAATGTTGACTTTGTAATTGTTCGTGAAAATGTCGAAGATTTGTATGCAGGGATTGAGCATATGCAAACCCCATCGGTTGCTCAATGCTTAAAGCTCATTTCTCGCCCTGGCTGTGAGAAAATCATTCGCCTTGCTTTTGAATTCGCCCATTCCGAAGGACGCAAGCTCGTCCATTGTGCAACTAAGGCGAATATTATGAAAGCAACCGAAGGCATGATGAAACGCACCTTCGAAGAAATTGCCAAAGAATATCCTGAAATCGAAGCCCAACATATCATCGTGGATAACTGTGCCCACCAATTGGTGAAAATGCCGGAAATTTTTGACGTGATTGTGACAACCAATATGAATGGTGACATCCTCAGCGATCTTGGCTCAGCTCTGATTGGGGGTCTTGGATTTGCGCCTGGTGCCAATATTGGTGACAACTTTGCAATTTTTGAAGCAGTCCACGGCTCAGCTCCTAAATATGCAGGACAAAACAAAATTAATCCAACCGCTGTCCTCTTATCAGGTGTGATGATGCTTCGCCATATTGGTGAATTTGAAGCAGCCGATTTAATTGAGCAAGCTTTGGTTGTCACTCTTGGGATTGATAAGACGTATACGCGCGATGTAATCGGGGATGCCGGGTCTGTTTCAACCACAACCTTTACCAAAGCCATCATTGATAATTTTGGTCGCACCCATCCAGAATGGAAACATCGCGAATACAAACCAATCGATATGCCAAAAATTAAAGATAACCAAAAAGCTATCGAAATTAAATCTCGCAGCGTCGGTGGCATTGACTTGTTTATTGAAACACACAATGACCTGGAGGAAATGGGCAAACGATTGACAGACCTTGCTAGTGCCACCAATATGAAGTTAAAACTAATCTCAAATCGGGGGGTTAAGGTTTATCCAAACGACCATGGAACGAAACCTGATTTGACAGATTGTTTTCGCTGTCGTTTTATTGCTACCGATAGCAACCGCGAGGTAACAGACGATGACATCATGCAATTGGTTTCTTTAGTGAAAAAAGATTACCGTTGGATGCATATTGAAAAACTTAACATTTTTGATGGGGTCGCCGCCTATTCCAAAGCCCACGGCGAAGACTAA
- a CDS encoding L,D-transpeptidase family protein yields the protein MVNLVLTSPTTLMFGTKEYPCATGLGGIKEAKVEGDKATPAGIFGLRYIFYRPDKVETAPSNRLSCRQLTKNDGWCDDPKDPRYNNHIRLPYHARHEKLWREEDDVYDIIVVTTHNSMPVIPNNGSAIFLHVARENYVPTEGCIALSKPDLLEILKGVVPSTQLIVPKL from the coding sequence ATGGTAAATCTTGTCTTAACTTCTCCAACAACGCTCATGTTTGGGACAAAGGAATACCCCTGCGCGACAGGCCTGGGCGGCATTAAAGAAGCAAAGGTTGAAGGCGATAAAGCAACACCTGCGGGCATTTTTGGTCTGCGCTATATTTTTTACCGTCCTGATAAGGTAGAAACAGCGCCCAGCAATCGGCTGAGTTGTCGCCAACTCACCAAAAATGATGGATGGTGTGACGATCCAAAAGACCCCCGGTATAACAATCATATTCGCTTACCCTACCATGCCCGCCATGAAAAATTGTGGCGGGAAGAAGATGATGTTTATGACATTATTGTTGTAACCACTCACAATAGTATGCCTGTTATCCCTAATAATGGCAGCGCTATTTTTTTGCATGTAGCACGAGAAAATTATGTCCCCACCGAGGGATGCATTGCCCTGAGCAAGCCAGATCTTCTGGAGATCCTTAAAGGGGTTGTTCCTTCTACTCAACTTATTGTGCCTAAGCTTTAA
- a CDS encoding IS982 family transposase, with translation MSIDILALYVCLADFCKLYNSCLKHHFLPALKHRHREGYLSLEEILFIEVYFHFSPYKDFKDYYLYGICVEHRDKFGKLPCYQRFVALKKQVFMPLAILLYYLTGEQTGLYFADSTNLKVCHNKRIFNHKVFQGLAQRGKTTMGWFFGLKLHLILNHKGQAVRFTPGNTDDRATLIRMIKGLKGKCFTDKGYIGKDIFHTLWQNGIHLITGIRKNMKNYLMSYRDKLLLRKRFIIETVFGILKTDMNLEHSRHRSPTNAFVHIMATLVAYSYKTNKPKINTSFSIS, from the coding sequence ATGTCGATAGATATCCTAGCCTTATATGTTTGTCTTGCAGATTTTTGCAAACTTTATAACTCTTGCCTTAAGCATCATTTCCTACCGGCTTTGAAACATCGTCATCGTGAAGGATATTTAAGCTTAGAAGAAATCTTATTTATCGAAGTCTATTTTCATTTCAGCCCCTATAAAGACTTCAAGGATTATTATCTATATGGCATTTGTGTAGAGCATCGCGATAAATTTGGCAAACTGCCGTGTTATCAACGATTTGTAGCTTTAAAGAAGCAAGTGTTTATGCCATTGGCAATTTTGCTGTATTACCTAACAGGCGAACAAACTGGTCTGTATTTTGCGGACTCAACCAATCTTAAAGTCTGCCATAATAAGCGTATTTTTAACCACAAGGTCTTTCAGGGGCTAGCGCAGCGAGGAAAAACAACGATGGGGTGGTTTTTCGGCCTCAAGCTTCACTTAATCCTCAATCATAAGGGCCAGGCTGTAAGGTTTACTCCTGGCAACACGGATGATCGAGCAACTTTAATAAGGATGATCAAGGGATTAAAGGGTAAATGCTTTACAGATAAAGGATATATTGGCAAAGATATTTTTCACACGCTTTGGCAAAATGGCATCCATTTGATCACAGGCATCCGTAAAAATATGAAGAATTATTTAATGTCTTACAGGGATAAACTCTTACTGCGTAAACGGTTTATTATTGAGACAGTCTTTGGTATTCTGAAAACTGATATGAATCTTGAGCATTCAAGACATCGATCACCCACCAATGCTTTTGTCCATATCATGGCAACCTTAGTCGCTTACTCTTATAAGACTAATAAGCCCAAAATTAATACTTCTTTCTCTATCTCTTAA